A single genomic interval of Bradyrhizobium sp. AZCC 1693 harbors:
- a CDS encoding LysR family transcriptional regulator: MELSDLLTFSTVARLGGITRAADELNTVQSNVTQRVKALEAEIGTALFERHSRGMTLTGAGRRLLPYAQRMAALSREALLAARDDGEPKGPLAIGSMETTAAVRLPSLLAEFHRRFPAVRLSLRTSTTAELVAGVLNGTFDGAFVAGPIDHAELDATVAFREELVLVTARRWVSLAALRAGTPESGPTALVFRTGCTYRQRLEQVFSEFGWPSSARFELGTLDGMIGCVAADMGVTMLPRAVVGRNDTVSIHTLNPAQSKVETLFITRRTAHQYSALQGFASCLGSNGEVIAA; encoded by the coding sequence ATGGAGTTGAGCGATCTCCTGACCTTCTCCACCGTTGCACGGCTGGGCGGCATCACCCGCGCCGCCGACGAACTCAACACGGTGCAGTCCAACGTCACGCAACGGGTCAAGGCGCTGGAGGCCGAGATCGGCACCGCGTTGTTCGAGCGGCACAGCCGCGGCATGACGCTGACCGGCGCCGGCCGCCGCCTGCTGCCCTATGCGCAGCGGATGGCGGCGTTGTCTCGTGAGGCGCTGCTGGCCGCGCGCGACGATGGCGAGCCGAAGGGGCCGCTCGCGATCGGCTCGATGGAGACGACGGCGGCAGTGCGCCTGCCTTCCCTGCTCGCCGAATTCCATCGCCGCTTCCCGGCGGTGCGATTGAGCTTGCGGACGTCGACGACGGCCGAACTGGTGGCGGGCGTGCTCAACGGCACGTTTGACGGCGCATTCGTCGCAGGTCCCATCGATCATGCCGAACTCGATGCGACGGTCGCCTTCCGCGAAGAACTGGTGCTGGTCACTGCGCGGCGATGGGTGAGCCTCGCCGCCCTGCGGGCGGGCACGCCGGAGTCGGGGCCGACCGCGCTTGTGTTCCGCACCGGCTGCACGTACCGCCAGCGCCTCGAGCAGGTTTTTTCGGAATTCGGCTGGCCGTCGTCCGCGCGGTTCGAACTCGGCACGCTCGACGGCATGATCGGCTGCGTTGCCGCCGACATGGGCGTGACGATGCTGCCGCGCGCCGTGGTCGGGCGGAACGACACGGTCAGCATTCACACGCTGAACCCGGCGCAGTCCAAGGTCGAGACGCTCTTCATCACCCGCCGCACGGCCCATCAATACAGCGCCCTGCAGGGTTTTGCGTCCTGCCTGGGCAGCAATGGCGAGGTTATTGCCGCCTGA
- a CDS encoding HupE/UreJ family protein: protein MRLAPWALLWLTLIGCCSALAHVTTTGLSRIEFTGGRMLYALSLALPELPAASAEILTAAANADRGAAEVAAEAARRSVTVDLDGGRCRAGRVRIGGAGTNETRATIEIDFTCDSSHGRLDITEDWRAFLGEHYQTLGNLRTPSGERQVIFGEESRSVTVDIDRTVATGWFDFVKLGIEHILTGYDHLLFLVALLATARGAWSVVRIVTAFTLAHSVTLSVAALGIVTIPDRIIEPLIAATIVWVALENLFAAEPDRRRWIWSFGFGLVHGFGFASVLGELGLKGATLVRGLVGFNVGVEIGQLIFVAAFLPALLWLSRGRGARLTPRIASLAVAAIGTYWLVERIFVG from the coding sequence ATGAGGCTTGCGCCATGGGCACTCCTCTGGTTGACGCTTATTGGCTGCTGCAGCGCGCTTGCGCACGTAACCACCACAGGACTATCGCGCATCGAATTCACCGGCGGCCGGATGCTCTACGCGCTCTCGCTGGCCTTGCCTGAATTGCCGGCGGCCTCGGCGGAGATCCTCACCGCCGCCGCCAATGCCGACCGTGGAGCGGCAGAAGTGGCGGCCGAAGCGGCGCGCAGGAGCGTCACGGTGGACCTCGATGGCGGACGCTGCCGGGCCGGACGAGTGCGCATTGGCGGCGCCGGCACCAACGAGACCCGCGCAACAATCGAGATCGACTTCACCTGCGACTCTTCCCATGGCCGTCTCGACATCACGGAGGACTGGCGCGCCTTTCTGGGCGAGCACTACCAGACCCTCGGCAATCTCCGCACGCCGAGCGGCGAGCGACAGGTGATCTTCGGGGAGGAATCGAGGTCCGTCACGGTGGACATTGACCGCACCGTCGCGACGGGCTGGTTCGACTTCGTCAAGCTCGGCATCGAGCACATTCTGACCGGCTATGACCATCTGCTGTTCCTGGTCGCGCTGCTGGCCACCGCGCGGGGGGCGTGGTCGGTAGTGCGCATCGTCACGGCCTTCACATTGGCTCACAGCGTGACGCTGTCGGTCGCGGCGTTGGGCATTGTGACGATTCCCGACCGCATTATCGAGCCGCTGATTGCGGCTACGATTGTTTGGGTCGCGCTGGAGAATCTTTTCGCGGCCGAGCCCGACAGGAGGCGGTGGATCTGGAGTTTCGGTTTCGGCCTTGTGCACGGCTTCGGGTTTGCCTCCGTACTTGGCGAGCTCGGCCTTAAGGGGGCGACACTGGTGCGTGGGCTGGTGGGTTTCAATGTGGGGGTCGAGATCGGGCAGCTGATTTTCGTTGCCGCCTTCCTGCCGGCGCTGCTGTGGCTGTCGCGTGGTCGCGGCGCGCGGCTGACCCCGCGCATCGCCTCGCTGGCGGTGGCGGCGATCGGCACCTACTGGCTGGTCGAACGTATCTTTGTTGGTTGA
- a CDS encoding GldG family protein: MPARLAFASRIASATFVAAAAVAVTILANVALFRHDAHLDLTHEKAFTPSVEAREVVRRLSEPIEVVYFYQKQNPGARALGAMLRQLERQNGNFRVQLIDADQNPALASSQGVRTYNSAVLRLGERRIEVITTDDREVALGVLRLLRTREVVICFASGHGEYDIDNFEFHTHFEGAHNHSHDASGTGVVLMEQHGLGRLRLAIEKLGLVARKVSFATGQPIPDDCAAMVEANPRTRYGPGETDVLRSYLERGGSAMFLIEPDYALDESIAALFASAGIAVRDGVIVDPTEHYFIDEQMIAVSRYGSHPATRGLALSFYPGARPLEVLPAPGVKVTPLAASSADSYVIANRIGERTSAKSGPRASQMIALAAEGRSQGSAAAFRMIVVGDADFASNSFFPYLANSDAVLAGLAWLTREERAPAMKPPVEVLPTVSLTGEQMRGIFLVTVLLIPGLIAFAGSAMWWWRR; encoded by the coding sequence GTGCCGGCGCGGCTTGCTTTCGCCAGCCGCATCGCCTCTGCTACGTTTGTCGCCGCTGCCGCCGTGGCGGTCACGATCCTCGCCAATGTGGCGCTGTTTCGGCACGACGCCCATCTCGATCTCACCCACGAAAAAGCCTTCACGCCGTCGGTGGAGGCGCGCGAGGTCGTGCGCAGGCTCAGCGAACCCATCGAGGTGGTCTATTTCTATCAGAAGCAGAACCCGGGGGCGCGCGCACTAGGCGCGATGCTGCGGCAGCTCGAGCGGCAGAACGGGAATTTTCGCGTGCAGTTGATCGACGCAGACCAGAATCCGGCGCTGGCCAGCAGCCAGGGCGTGCGGACCTACAATTCCGCCGTGCTGCGGCTTGGCGAACGCCGCATCGAAGTAATTACCACCGACGATCGGGAGGTCGCGCTTGGTGTGTTGCGGCTGCTGCGGACCCGTGAGGTCGTGATCTGCTTCGCCTCGGGCCATGGCGAATACGACATCGACAATTTCGAGTTCCACACGCATTTCGAAGGTGCCCACAATCATAGCCACGACGCCTCCGGCACCGGTGTGGTGCTGATGGAACAGCACGGTCTCGGCCGCCTGAGGCTTGCCATCGAGAAGCTCGGCCTGGTCGCCCGCAAGGTTTCTTTTGCCACGGGCCAGCCGATCCCGGACGATTGTGCGGCGATGGTCGAAGCCAACCCGCGAACCCGCTACGGCCCCGGCGAAACTGACGTGCTGCGCAGTTATCTGGAGCGCGGCGGTTCTGCCATGTTCCTGATCGAACCGGACTATGCCCTCGACGAGAGCATCGCGGCTCTCTTTGCGAGCGCCGGCATCGCAGTGCGTGACGGCGTGATCGTCGATCCGACCGAGCACTACTTCATCGACGAGCAGATGATTGCCGTATCGCGCTACGGTTCCCATCCTGCTACACGTGGGCTGGCGCTATCGTTCTATCCCGGCGCGCGGCCGCTGGAGGTCTTGCCGGCGCCGGGCGTCAAAGTGACGCCTCTAGCCGCTAGCAGCGCGGACAGCTATGTCATCGCAAATCGTATCGGGGAACGGACAAGCGCCAAGTCCGGCCCGCGTGCATCACAGATGATCGCGCTCGCCGCCGAGGGACGATCGCAAGGATCGGCAGCGGCCTTCCGCATGATTGTCGTGGGCGATGCCGATTTCGCCTCCAATTCCTTCTTTCCCTATCTGGCCAACTCCGACGCCGTGCTGGCCGGACTCGCGTGGCTCACGCGTGAGGAAAGAGCGCCGGCGATGAAACCGCCCGTCGAAGTGCTTCCAACGGTCTCGCTCACCGGTGAACAGATGCGCGGTATCTTCCTGGTCACGGTGCTGCTTATTCCCGGGCTCATAGCATTCGCCGGCAGCGCGATGTGGTGGTGGCGGCGATGA
- a CDS encoding ABC transporter permease, producing MRTLRILFAKELNATLTSPIGYTVAAVFLLVLGYTFSLTLFVTKVANLQYIFHQMYVLSILLVPVLTMRTFAEERRSETLELLLTAPVHELSVVLAKYAATLALVLGIFALTLIYAVILDRYGEPDWGPIYAGYLALALHASLLVAVGLLMSSITESQVVAAALSIGAFLMLWFADSVSYLLPPPFDSFAINLSLIGHFKPMVSGSVFLSDIGYFVTASMLALFLTAWGLAQR from the coding sequence ATGAGAACGCTGCGCATCCTGTTCGCCAAGGAGCTGAACGCGACGCTGACGTCGCCGATCGGTTATACCGTTGCGGCCGTATTCCTGCTGGTGCTGGGCTATACGTTCAGCCTGACGCTGTTCGTCACCAAAGTGGCAAACCTGCAATATATCTTTCACCAGATGTATGTGCTGTCGATCCTGCTTGTGCCGGTGCTGACCATGCGCACCTTCGCCGAGGAGCGGCGATCAGAAACGCTGGAGTTGCTGCTCACGGCGCCGGTTCACGAACTCTCGGTCGTGCTGGCAAAATATGCCGCCACGCTGGCGCTCGTGCTCGGAATTTTCGCGCTAACGCTTATTTACGCCGTCATCCTCGACCGCTACGGCGAGCCGGATTGGGGACCGATCTATGCCGGCTATCTGGCGCTCGCGCTCCACGCCTCGCTGCTAGTCGCCGTCGGTCTCCTGATGTCGAGCATTACCGAGAGCCAGGTCGTGGCCGCGGCGTTGTCGATCGGCGCGTTCCTGATGCTTTGGTTTGCCGATTCGGTGTCCTATCTGCTGCCGCCGCCCTTCGACAGCTTTGCGATCAACCTCTCCCTGATCGGCCATTTCAAACCGATGGTCAGCGGCTCAGTGTTCCTGTCGGACATCGGCTATTTCGTCACCGCGAGCATGCTTGCGCTGTTCCTCACCGCCTGGGGGCTCGCGCAACGATGA
- a CDS encoding ABC transporter ATP-binding protein has protein sequence MTISSIDAAPPGDAPTRATDIPAISAVGVTKRYGSVTALDQLTLDIRRGEVFGLLGPNGSGKTTFMRLLAGYLLPSAGRLTVAGLDTVRDSLAVRRIIGYVPESAPLYRQMRVGEFLAFMGRLRGLSDRAVAAATERVIDRLALGAVVNKPTRALSRGYRQRTALAQALIHDPDILILDEPTNGLDPRQIIEMRELIRSLAGRHTVLMSSHILSEVEKTSDRVAVMLDGRLLGVRAITDTPDLESWFLSLT, from the coding sequence ATGACCATCTCGTCAATCGACGCGGCGCCGCCGGGTGATGCGCCAACCCGAGCGACGGATATTCCCGCCATCTCGGCTGTCGGCGTCACCAAACGCTACGGCTCCGTCACGGCGCTCGACCAGCTGACGCTCGATATCCGCCGCGGCGAGGTGTTCGGTTTGCTTGGGCCGAACGGCTCCGGCAAGACCACTTTCATGCGACTGCTCGCGGGCTATCTGCTGCCCTCTGCGGGGCGGCTCACGGTGGCAGGGCTCGACACTGTGCGCGATTCACTCGCGGTGCGACGGATTATCGGCTATGTGCCGGAATCGGCGCCTCTCTACCGACAGATGCGCGTTGGTGAATTCCTTGCGTTCATGGGCCGGCTTCGCGGGCTGTCCGATCGGGCAGTCGCGGCCGCCACGGAGCGGGTTATCGACCGGCTCGCGTTGGGCGCCGTGGTGAACAAGCCGACGCGGGCGCTGTCGCGCGGCTATCGGCAGCGGACCGCTCTCGCCCAGGCTCTGATCCACGATCCCGACATCCTCATCCTGGATGAGCCGACCAACGGGCTCGATCCACGCCAGATCATCGAAATGAGGGAGCTGATCCGCTCGCTTGCCGGGCGCCACACCGTGCTCATGAGTTCGCATATCCTGAGCGAGGTGGAGAAGACCTCAGACCGGGTAGCGGTGATGCTCGACGGCCGATTGCTGGGGGTCCGGGCGATCACGGACACTCCGGACCTCGAAAGCTGGTTTTTGTCGCTGACATGA
- a CDS encoding N-acyl homoserine lactonase family protein, with protein MTMKHVVLSLAIALGLAAVAAPAPAQDGPKLYVFSSGSLGGFPKAALQMGGQGNIDWAPVSFYVLKHPKGNVIIDTGNNDKTITDPEGWWGPLAKGFGLKMTKDDAIPAQLAKIGLKTDDIKYVVVGHLHLDHGGNVGQFPNATLVAQDDELKAAWWPDVGFSVYYIPGDFADTKKMNIIRLNGDLDLFDDGSVRVMRAPGHTPGSQFVTVKLPKTGTVILTSDVVYLKENLDKNLIPPIPGTVNPGDAYRSYQRIRLVRDANNAQIFYGHDPEIFKATKKAPEFYD; from the coding sequence ATGACGATGAAGCATGTTGTCTTGAGTCTAGCTATCGCGCTCGGCCTTGCGGCAGTTGCCGCGCCGGCGCCCGCACAGGATGGCCCGAAACTTTACGTCTTCTCATCCGGCTCGTTGGGCGGCTTCCCGAAGGCGGCTCTGCAGATGGGTGGCCAAGGCAATATCGACTGGGCACCGGTGAGCTTCTACGTGCTCAAACATCCCAAGGGCAACGTCATTATCGATACCGGAAACAACGACAAGACGATAACCGATCCCGAGGGATGGTGGGGACCGCTCGCAAAGGGCTTCGGCCTCAAGATGACGAAGGATGATGCGATTCCGGCGCAGCTCGCCAAAATCGGCCTCAAGACCGACGACATCAAATATGTGGTGGTCGGGCACTTGCACCTCGATCACGGCGGCAACGTCGGCCAGTTTCCAAATGCCACGCTCGTGGCCCAGGACGACGAACTGAAGGCCGCCTGGTGGCCGGATGTCGGCTTCTCCGTCTATTACATTCCCGGCGATTTCGCCGACACCAAGAAAATGAACATCATCCGTCTCAACGGTGACCTCGATCTGTTCGACGATGGTTCGGTGCGCGTCATGCGTGCGCCCGGCCATACCCCGGGCAGCCAGTTCGTGACCGTGAAGCTGCCCAAGACCGGCACGGTGATCCTCACGAGCGACGTGGTCTATCTCAAGGAAAACCTGGACAAGAACCTCATCCCGCCGATACCGGGCACCGTGAATCCGGGCGACGCCTATCGCAGCTATCAGCGCATTCGGTTGGTGCGCGACGCCAATAACGCGCAAATTTTCTACGGGCACGATCCGGAGATTTTCAAGGCGACGAAGAAAGCGCCCGAATTCTACGATTGA
- the ruvX gene encoding Holliday junction resolvase RuvX → MPAPILPLIDAVTHWPERGALVGLDLGTKTIGVAVSDPDRRLATGVETIQRKAFKADAARLLAISGERNAVGFVLGLPINMDGSEGPRAQSTRAFARNFSNLTGLAIALWDERLSTAAVERELIGMDVSRARRAEVIDEHAAMFILQGALDRLSKLRGDA, encoded by the coding sequence ATGCCCGCCCCTATCCTCCCCTTGATCGATGCCGTCACCCACTGGCCCGAACGCGGCGCCCTCGTCGGCCTCGATCTCGGCACCAAGACCATCGGCGTTGCCGTGTCCGATCCCGACCGCCGCCTGGCGACCGGCGTCGAGACGATCCAGCGCAAGGCCTTCAAGGCCGATGCGGCGCGGCTGCTGGCGATATCGGGCGAACGCAACGCAGTCGGCTTCGTGCTCGGCCTGCCCATCAACATGGACGGCAGCGAGGGTCCGCGCGCGCAATCGACCCGGGCCTTTGCCCGTAATTTTTCCAACCTCACGGGACTCGCCATCGCGCTATGGGACGAACGGCTCTCGACGGCGGCCGTCGAGCGCGAGCTGATCGGAATGGACGTGTCCCGCGCCCGCCGCGCCGAGGTGATCGACGAGCATGCAGCCATGTTCATCCTGCAGGGCGCGCTGGACCGGCTTTCGAAGCTGCGCGGGGACGCTTAA
- a CDS encoding AEC family transporter, protein MAVVIAALLPVFLLIVLGFILKRTLIRPETQWHGLERLTYYVLLPVFLVQTLVKADLSTVPVGGVGGALLLSALAMSLLCLALRPLLARAAVDGPAFSSMFQAATRWQTYVALAVSGSLFGNLGLALASVAMIAIVPLVNVLSIAVLAHYASPEKRPAASIVMTVVRNPLIWACAIGLALNVTHIPLPRLWHEVADALGRSSLAIGLLVTGAGLHLEGLFRPSLAASVAVFLKLVLMPVIAVALALQFGIADSNLAVVTICSAVPTASSSYVLARQMGGDAPLLAQIITLQTILAAVTMPVAIALAAMC, encoded by the coding sequence ATGGCGGTCGTCATTGCGGCGCTGCTGCCGGTGTTCTTGCTGATCGTGCTCGGCTTCATCTTGAAGCGGACCCTGATACGGCCCGAGACGCAGTGGCATGGGCTGGAACGGCTAACTTACTACGTGCTGCTCCCGGTCTTTCTGGTACAGACGCTGGTCAAGGCCGATCTGAGCACGGTGCCAGTTGGCGGCGTCGGAGGCGCCCTGCTGCTATCGGCGCTCGCGATGTCGCTGCTCTGTCTTGCACTACGCCCCCTGCTCGCTCGCGCCGCCGTTGACGGTCCCGCCTTTAGCTCGATGTTCCAGGCCGCGACACGCTGGCAGACCTATGTCGCACTCGCCGTGTCCGGCAGCCTGTTCGGCAATCTCGGGCTGGCGCTGGCATCCGTCGCGATGATCGCCATCGTCCCGCTGGTCAACGTGCTCAGTATTGCGGTGCTTGCCCATTACGCCTCGCCGGAAAAGCGTCCGGCCGCGTCAATTGTCATGACGGTGGTGCGCAATCCCCTGATTTGGGCCTGCGCGATCGGGCTGGCGCTCAACGTCACCCACATTCCGCTGCCCAGGCTTTGGCACGAGGTGGCGGACGCGCTCGGGCGTTCCTCCCTCGCCATCGGCCTCCTGGTAACCGGCGCCGGCCTGCATCTCGAAGGCCTGTTCAGGCCCAGCCTCGCCGCCAGCGTCGCCGTGTTCCTCAAGCTGGTGCTCATGCCGGTGATCGCCGTCGCACTGGCGTTGCAATTTGGAATTGCCGATTCCAACCTCGCCGTCGTGACGATTTGTTCAGCGGTACCCACAGCATCAAGCTCCTATGTGCTGGCGCGGCAAATGGGCGGCGACGCACCGCTGCTGGCGCAGATCATCACGCTGCAGACGATTCTGGCGGCGGTGACGATGCCGGTTGCGATTGCGCTCGCTGCGATGTGCTAG
- a CDS encoding CPBP family intramembrane glutamic endopeptidase, producing the protein MDSLTPASAVAVPQAIPDQRPPRVWKFWGTALWGLFIFVGMFLGQVAVIVYFVLRKGGSFDVAEAIHVVGGGLTISLSVILGLPAVLLATWIAIRPTRISFTDYLALRWTSWRNFFIGVAALVILVGGWDLLSRALGREVTPGFMGEVLKSAQADGALWLLVIAFCVAAPMWEEIFARGFLYRGWSESRLGVAGAIFLSSLAWTSLHLQYDWFCFGEVFSIGLLLGYLRYRTNSTWLTIVLHGINNLAATIQTFWLAGSG; encoded by the coding sequence ATGGATTCCCTCACTCCCGCAAGCGCCGTTGCAGTTCCACAAGCGATTCCCGATCAGCGGCCGCCGCGCGTCTGGAAGTTCTGGGGCACCGCGCTGTGGGGCTTGTTCATCTTTGTCGGGATGTTCCTCGGCCAGGTCGCGGTCATCGTCTACTTTGTGTTGCGGAAGGGCGGATCGTTCGACGTCGCCGAAGCGATCCATGTCGTCGGCGGCGGTCTGACCATCTCGCTCTCGGTCATCCTGGGATTGCCCGCCGTGCTGCTGGCGACGTGGATCGCGATCCGTCCAACGCGGATATCTTTCACCGATTATCTGGCGCTGCGCTGGACCTCATGGCGCAATTTCTTCATCGGCGTCGCGGCGCTGGTCATCCTTGTCGGCGGCTGGGACCTGCTGTCGCGGGCGCTCGGGCGCGAGGTGACACCGGGCTTCATGGGCGAGGTGCTGAAATCCGCGCAAGCCGACGGCGCGCTATGGCTGCTCGTGATCGCGTTCTGCGTCGCCGCGCCGATGTGGGAAGAGATATTTGCACGCGGCTTCCTCTATCGTGGCTGGTCGGAATCAAGGCTCGGCGTCGCCGGCGCCATCTTCCTGTCGTCGCTGGCCTGGACCTCGCTGCATCTGCAGTATGACTGGTTCTGCTTTGGCGAGGTGTTTTCTATCGGCCTGTTGCTGGGCTATCTGCGTTATCGCACCAATTCGACCTGGCTGACGATCGTCCTGCACGGCATCAATAATCTGGCCGCGACGATTCAGACGTTTTGGCTGGCCGGATCGGGCTAG
- a CDS encoding acyl-CoA dehydrogenase family protein: MSQATFATHEVFNQSPPFEDVDLYAVDRPLVEAVAANGGATAESGLSEFGRHWGSAAMAERGRMANENNPKLRTFDARGNRRDEVEFHPAYHELMAHSAHAGVHNSTWSAAGKPAGGASEVIRAAKFYLASQVETGHLCPITMTRASVAALAEQPDLLARVMPVLGTRSYDPAFAPWWTKRGMTLGMGMTEKQGGTDVRSNMTWAERDGDAYRIIGHKWFMSAPMCDGFLVLAQAEEGLSCFLMPRFAPDGSINAIRFQRLKDKLGNRSNASSEVEFHGAYAERVGAEGKGIRTIIQMVQLTRQDCAIASAGLMRSGLAHALHHARHRSVFQKHLADQPLMQAVLSDMALHVEASVALVMRLCRSFDRAPVDAKEAAYMRLLTPAIKYWVCKSAPGFLYEAMECLGGNGYVEEGILARHYRESPVNAIWEGSGNVMCLDVLRALSRDPEVASSIVHELTGETLGLPGAGEVITFIGKAFRRPDSERVARLAVEKLALLAASAALNAVSPRHAQLFAATRLAGNHAGMYGAVDLANDDIRGLLERALP, from the coding sequence ATGAGCCAGGCAACATTTGCGACCCACGAGGTCTTCAACCAGTCGCCGCCGTTCGAAGATGTCGATCTCTATGCGGTCGACCGGCCATTGGTCGAGGCGGTCGCCGCCAATGGCGGCGCTACGGCCGAGAGCGGGTTGTCAGAATTCGGCAGGCATTGGGGCTCGGCGGCGATGGCGGAGCGCGGCCGCATGGCCAACGAGAATAACCCGAAACTGCGCACCTTCGATGCCAGAGGCAACCGCCGCGACGAGGTCGAGTTTCATCCCGCCTATCACGAATTGATGGCGCATAGCGCGCATGCCGGCGTGCACAATTCGACGTGGAGTGCGGCAGGCAAGCCGGCCGGTGGCGCGTCGGAGGTGATCCGCGCGGCGAAATTCTACCTGGCCTCGCAGGTCGAGACCGGACATCTCTGCCCGATCACCATGACGCGGGCCTCCGTCGCCGCCCTGGCGGAACAGCCCGATCTGCTGGCCAGGGTGATGCCGGTGCTCGGCACGCGGTCCTACGATCCGGCCTTTGCGCCGTGGTGGACCAAGCGGGGCATGACGCTCGGCATGGGCATGACCGAGAAGCAGGGCGGCACGGATGTCCGCTCCAACATGACGTGGGCGGAGCGCGACGGGGACGCCTACCGTATCATCGGGCATAAATGGTTCATGTCGGCGCCGATGTGCGACGGCTTCCTGGTGCTGGCGCAGGCGGAGGAGGGACTGAGTTGCTTCCTGATGCCGCGCTTTGCGCCCGACGGCTCGATCAACGCGATCCGGTTCCAGCGGCTGAAGGACAAGCTCGGCAACCGCTCGAATGCTTCCTCTGAGGTAGAGTTTCACGGCGCCTATGCCGAACGCGTCGGCGCCGAGGGCAAGGGGATCCGCACCATCATCCAGATGGTGCAGTTGACGCGGCAGGATTGCGCGATTGCTTCCGCCGGCCTGATGCGATCGGGCCTTGCGCATGCGCTGCATCATGCGCGGCACCGCAGCGTGTTCCAAAAGCATCTCGCCGATCAGCCGCTGATGCAGGCGGTGCTGTCGGACATGGCGCTGCATGTCGAGGCGTCTGTCGCGCTGGTGATGCGGCTGTGCCGGTCGTTCGACCGTGCGCCCGTTGACGCCAAGGAAGCCGCCTATATGCGGCTGCTGACGCCGGCCATCAAATACTGGGTGTGCAAGAGCGCGCCGGGCTTTCTCTATGAGGCGATGGAGTGCCTCGGCGGCAATGGCTACGTCGAAGAGGGTATTCTGGCGCGGCACTACCGGGAGTCGCCGGTCAATGCGATCTGGGAAGGCTCCGGCAATGTGATGTGCCTCGACGTGCTCCGCGCGCTGTCGCGCGATCCGGAAGTGGCGTCCAGCATCGTGCATGAACTGACCGGTGAGACGCTCGGATTGCCGGGCGCGGGTGAGGTGATCACCTTCATCGGCAAGGCGTTCCGCCGGCCGGACAGCGAACGTGTGGCGCGGCTGGCGGTCGAAAAGCTGGCGCTGCTAGCGGCTTCTGCAGCGCTCAATGCCGTGTCGCCGCGGCATGCGCAGTTGTTCGCAGCCACGCGCCTTGCCGGGAATCACGCCGGCATGTACGGCGCGGTCGATCTGGCCAATGACGATATAAGAGGCCTGCTGGAGCGCGCGCTGCCGTGA
- a CDS encoding M15 family metallopeptidase: protein MALAAIFAAGCLASAAAQAPKLPAGFVYLRDIDPTIIQDMRYAGANNFVGRPLKGYQAAECVVKREVGVLLKSVQEELALQNLSLKMFDCYRPTRAVADMVTWSRDGKETVAGKRYNPAFSKADLFRLGYIATHSGHSTGAALDLTLVDLKADNSAVFDPAKNYGDCTANVSLRAPDGSVDMGTGYDCSDVKSHTAAKSITAAQRRWREKLVLVMARRGFVNYSKEWWHFSLPGAGGQAYDFPITPRK from the coding sequence ATGGCACTCGCGGCGATATTCGCGGCGGGTTGCCTGGCGAGCGCCGCCGCGCAGGCGCCAAAACTGCCCGCCGGCTTCGTCTATCTGCGCGATATCGATCCGACCATCATTCAGGACATGCGCTACGCCGGCGCCAACAATTTCGTCGGCCGTCCCCTCAAGGGGTATCAAGCCGCCGAATGCGTGGTGAAGCGCGAGGTAGGCGTGCTGCTGAAGAGCGTTCAGGAAGAACTTGCGCTGCAGAACCTGTCGCTGAAGATGTTCGATTGCTACCGGCCGACGCGCGCGGTTGCCGACATGGTGACCTGGTCGCGCGATGGCAAGGAGACGGTGGCCGGAAAGCGCTACAATCCGGCTTTCAGCAAGGCCGACCTGTTTCGGCTGGGGTACATCGCTACCCATTCGGGCCATTCCACCGGCGCCGCGCTCGACCTCACTTTGGTCGATCTGAAAGCCGATAACTCGGCCGTGTTCGATCCTGCGAAGAATTATGGCGACTGCACCGCCAACGTGAGCCTTCGCGCGCCGGACGGCAGCGTCGACATGGGCACCGGCTATGATTGTTCCGACGTCAAGTCACACACGGCGGCGAAATCCATCACCGCGGCCCAGCGCCGCTGGCGGGAGAAGCTGGTTCTGGTGATGGCGCGGCGAGGATTTGTAAACTATTCGAAGGAGTGGTGGCACTTTTCGCTGCCGGGAGCGGGCGGGCAGGCCTATGATTTCCCGATCACACCGCGGAAGTGA